The Seriola aureovittata isolate HTS-2021-v1 ecotype China chromosome 3, ASM2101889v1, whole genome shotgun sequence genome includes a region encoding these proteins:
- the LOC130166671 gene encoding CCN family member 1-like: MATLIYLTVLTTAVITQVTASCPAVCECPADPLVCPPGVSTVPDGCGCCKVCAAQLNQDCSPMRPCDHHKGLECNYGNDVTMAWGICRAKSEGRTCEYNGRIYQNGESFRAGCKHQCTCIDGAVGCAPLCNNKLPPASPSCPYPRLVRIPGQCCFSVDCHKGTWRLPPKHQVPPPQQHLPRPEHHPAQRQPENALANELADVKSSGWESERGYKHLPVWNHLKEKKCQVQTTDWSQCSRSCGMGVSSRITNKNPQCKLERETRVCTVRPCQGLNVPAKTGRKCSPTQKAQEPIHLSYAECVSVRRYRPNYCGMCADERCCSPRRTRTLPVTFVCPDGEHFQRSVMFIQSCKCSHDCGHLNEVALPPQHWMYGDTHKFID; the protein is encoded by the exons ATGGCAACTCTGATCTACCTGACTGTACTGACAACAGCTGTCATCACACAG GTGACTGCTAGCTGCCCAGCGGTGTGTGAGTGCCCTGCAGACCCCCTGGTTTGCCCTCCAGGGGTTAGCACTGTGCCAGATGGATGTGGGTGCTGCAAGGTGTGTGCAGCACAGCTCAACCAGGACTGCAGCCCCATGAGGCCTTGTGACCACCACAAAGGGCTGGAGTGTAATTACGGCAACGATGTAACCATGGCCTGGGGCATCTGTCGAG CTAAATCTGAGGGACGCACATGCGAGTACAATGGCAGGATCTACCAAAATGGCGAGAGCTTCCGTGCCGGCTGTAAACACCAGTGTACCTGCATTGACGGTGCTGTTGGCTGCGCTCCTCTCTGTAACAACAAGCTGCCACCAGCTTCACCATCCTGCCCCTACCCACGGCTAGTCAGGATACCTGGGCAGTGCTGCTTCAGTGTGGATTGCCATAAGGGCACCTGGCGCCTCCCACCTAAGCATCAG GTGCCTCCACCACAGCAACACCTGCCCAGACCTGAGCACCATCCAGCTCAACGCCAGCCTGAAAACGCGCTGGCCAACGAGCTAGCAGATGTTAAGTCCAGCGGCTGGGAGAGTGAACGTGGCTACAAACACCTGcctg TGTGGAACCATCTGAAGGAAAAGAAGTGTCAAGTGCAAACCACAGACTGGTCCCAGTGCTCTCGCAGCTGTGGGATGGGTGTTTCCTCTCGAATCACCAACAAGAACCCTCAGTGTaaactggagagagagacgagGGTCTGTACCGTACGCCCATGCCAAGGCCTGAACGTCCCAGCCAAG ACAGGGAGGAAGTGCTCCCCAACCCAGAAAGCCCAGGAGCCCATCCACCTGTCCTACGCAGAATGCGTGAGTGTCCGCCGCTACCGGCCCAACTACTGCGGTATGTGTGCAGATGAACGGTGCTGCTCCCCACGCCGCACCCGCACTTTACCTGTGACCTTTGTCTGCCCGGACGGAGAGCATTTCCAGAGGTCGGTCATGTTTATCCAATCATGTAAATGCAGTCATGACTGCGGCCACCTCAATGAAGTGGCCCTCCCTCCTCAGCACTGGATGTacggagacacacacaagttcatAGACTAG